In Streptomyces ambofaciens ATCC 23877, a single genomic region encodes these proteins:
- a CDS encoding iron-containing redox enzyme family protein: MEYDREGPQLPTARGPLSAAVGSYLLGAGPLPAPEAVAAAPAYGDDLQLALYQCYELHYRGFAGVSPGLEWDPDLLRTRAALEDRFLSALRADTRVHDTVEDAVGALLVEPVDGKGVSHFLRDEGELWHLREYAAQRSLYHLKEADPHAWVLPRLWGRAKAAMAAVEFDEYGGGRPDRVHARLFADLMTDLGLDTTYGRHLDAASAECLATVNMMSLFGLHRSLRGALVGHFAAVEITSSPGSRRLAEAMRRTGAGPAAEHFYDEHVEADAVHEQIVRHEVIDGLLEQEPHLAADVAFGIDATEHLEDRFGARLLADWRAGRSSLRTPLPGAPREPSENSHIS, translated from the coding sequence ATGGAGTACGACCGCGAAGGACCACAGTTGCCGACGGCCCGGGGCCCGCTCTCCGCGGCCGTCGGCTCGTACCTGCTCGGGGCCGGCCCGCTGCCCGCACCGGAGGCCGTCGCCGCCGCGCCGGCCTACGGCGACGACCTGCAACTGGCCCTGTACCAGTGCTACGAGCTGCACTACCGGGGTTTCGCCGGGGTCTCCCCCGGCCTCGAATGGGACCCCGACCTGCTGCGCACCCGGGCCGCGCTGGAGGACCGCTTCCTGTCCGCACTGCGCGCCGACACCCGGGTCCACGACACCGTGGAGGACGCGGTCGGGGCCCTGCTCGTCGAACCCGTCGACGGGAAGGGCGTCAGCCACTTCCTGCGGGACGAGGGCGAGCTGTGGCACCTGCGCGAGTACGCGGCCCAGCGCTCCCTGTACCACCTGAAGGAGGCCGACCCGCACGCCTGGGTGCTGCCGCGGCTGTGGGGGCGCGCGAAGGCGGCGATGGCGGCGGTGGAGTTCGACGAGTACGGCGGCGGCCGCCCCGACCGGGTGCACGCCCGGCTCTTCGCCGACCTGATGACGGACCTGGGTCTGGACACCACCTACGGGCGTCATCTGGACGCGGCGTCCGCCGAGTGCCTGGCCACGGTCAACATGATGTCCCTCTTCGGCCTGCACCGGTCCCTGCGCGGTGCTCTGGTGGGTCATTTCGCGGCGGTCGAGATCACCTCGTCGCCCGGTTCCCGGCGGCTCGCCGAAGCGATGCGCCGCACCGGCGCCGGACCGGCCGCCGAGCACTTCTACGACGAGCACGTCGAGGCCGACGCGGTGCACGAGCAGATCGTGCGGCACGAGGTGATCGACGGCCTGCTGGAGCAGGAACCGCACCTCGCGGCGGACGTCGCCTTCGGTATCGACGCCACGGAGCACCTCGAGGACCGCTTCGGCGCCCGGCTGCTCGCCGACTGGCGGGCCGGCCGCTCGTCCCTGCGCACTCCGCTGCCCGGGGCGCCTCGCGAGCCTTCCGAAAACTCCCATATTTCTTGA
- a CDS encoding HemK2/MTQ2 family protein methyltransferase, producing the protein MVLPGVYAPQEDTALLTGALSDESLPPAASVLDVGTGTGALAVAAARRGARVTAVDVSWRAVCAARVNAARSGVRIRVRHGNLFTPVRGETFDLVLANPPYVPAPAGGRRPRGAARAWDAGHDGRMVLDRICREAPALLRPGGVLLLVQSALSDPERTVGHLREAGLKAAVTRRRRIAFGPVVRGRERWLRQRGLLPLAENEEELVVVRAEQPV; encoded by the coding sequence ATGGTGCTTCCGGGCGTGTACGCCCCTCAGGAGGACACCGCCCTGCTGACCGGGGCGCTGTCCGACGAGTCGCTCCCACCGGCCGCGTCCGTGCTCGACGTGGGGACCGGGACGGGCGCCCTGGCCGTGGCCGCGGCCCGGCGGGGCGCGCGGGTGACCGCGGTGGACGTGTCGTGGCGCGCGGTGTGCGCGGCCCGGGTGAACGCCGCCCGGTCCGGGGTGCGGATCCGCGTCCGGCACGGCAACCTCTTCACGCCCGTCCGCGGTGAGACGTTCGACCTGGTGCTGGCCAACCCCCCGTACGTCCCGGCGCCGGCCGGCGGCCGCCGGCCGCGCGGCGCGGCACGGGCCTGGGACGCGGGACACGACGGCCGGATGGTCCTGGACCGGATCTGCCGGGAGGCACCCGCCCTGCTGCGGCCGGGCGGTGTGCTGCTGCTGGTGCAGTCGGCGCTCAGCGACCCGGAGAGGACCGTCGGCCATCTGCGCGAGGCCGGTCTGAAGGCGGCGGTGACCCGGCGCCGGCGGATCGCGTTCGGACCCGTGGTACGCGGCCGGGAGCGCTGGTTGCGGCAGCGCGGGCTGCTGCCCCTGGCCGAGAACGAGGAGGAGCTGGTGGTCGTCCGTGCCGAACAGCCCGTCTGA